One segment of Halomonas sp. TD01 DNA contains the following:
- a CDS encoding helix-turn-helix transcriptional regulator → MAATTKPQTTPRQGCEFLTDKQSADRYGVHKATIHRWVKEGNFPKSIKLGSNCTRWKLSDLEAWEKSQQEAC, encoded by the coding sequence ATGGCTGCAACCACCAAACCCCAGACAACACCGCGCCAAGGCTGCGAGTTTTTAACCGATAAGCAAAGTGCAGACCGTTATGGTGTTCACAAAGCAACAATTCATCGCTGGGTAAAAGAAGGCAACTTCCCAAAGTCGATAAAACTTGGCAGTAATTGCACTCGCTGGAAGTTGAGCGACCTCGAAGCATGGGAAAAATCCCAGCAGGAGGCTTGCTAA